In a single window of the Microbacterium sp. SL75 genome:
- a CDS encoding biotin carboxylase N-terminal domain-containing protein, with translation MPKIAKVLVANRGEIAVRVIRAARDSGKASVAVYADQDRDALHTRLADEAYALDGATSADTYLSIEKILSVARRSGADAVHPGYGFLAENADFARAVIGAGLVWIGPSPDAIEALGDKVTARHVAEKVGAPLAPGTPGPVSGADEVIAFAEQVGLPIAIKAAYGGGGRGLKVARELDEVAEMFESATREAVAAFGRGECFVEKYLDKPRHVETQCLADAAGNVVVVSTRDCSLQRRHQKLVEEAPAPFLTDEQNAVLYSASKAILKEVGYVGAGTCEFLIGADGTISFLEVNTRLQVEHPVSEEVTGIDLVREQFRIAEGEELGYDDPAPTGHSIEFRINGEDPGRGFLPQPGPIHVFKTFGGPGIRLDSGVTAGDSVSGAFDSLLAKIIVTGRDRAEALERARRALDEFEVAGMPTVIPFHRKVVRDPAFTAENGEFGVFTRWIETEFVNDIPAWDGELEAPAAAPGRHTVVVEVGGKRLEVSLPDRITAAAPQVGRPAVAPPTRRSHGASPTAGATGDAVKSPMQATIVKVAVEEGQQVVKGDLVVVLEAMKMEQPIQAHKDGTVAGIDAAPGTTVSAGHQLLLIS, from the coding sequence ATGCCGAAGATCGCCAAGGTCCTTGTCGCCAACCGCGGCGAGATCGCCGTCCGAGTCATCCGCGCCGCCCGTGATTCGGGGAAGGCCTCCGTCGCCGTCTACGCCGATCAGGACCGTGACGCTCTGCACACCCGCCTCGCCGACGAGGCGTACGCCCTGGACGGGGCGACGAGTGCCGACACCTACCTGTCGATCGAGAAGATCCTCTCGGTCGCCCGCCGCTCCGGCGCCGACGCCGTCCACCCCGGCTACGGCTTCCTCGCCGAGAACGCCGACTTCGCCCGCGCCGTGATCGGCGCCGGCCTCGTGTGGATCGGCCCCTCCCCCGATGCCATCGAGGCCCTCGGCGACAAGGTCACGGCGCGTCACGTCGCCGAGAAGGTCGGCGCACCGCTGGCCCCCGGAACCCCCGGCCCCGTCTCGGGTGCTGACGAGGTCATCGCCTTCGCCGAGCAGGTGGGCCTGCCCATCGCCATCAAGGCCGCATACGGTGGCGGCGGACGCGGGCTCAAGGTCGCCCGCGAGCTCGACGAGGTCGCCGAGATGTTCGAGTCGGCCACGCGCGAGGCGGTCGCCGCCTTCGGTCGCGGCGAGTGCTTCGTCGAGAAGTACCTCGACAAGCCGCGACACGTCGAGACCCAGTGCCTCGCGGATGCCGCCGGCAACGTCGTCGTCGTCTCGACCCGCGACTGCTCGCTGCAGCGCCGTCACCAGAAACTCGTGGAGGAGGCCCCGGCCCCCTTCCTCACCGACGAGCAGAACGCGGTGCTGTACTCGGCATCCAAGGCCATCCTGAAAGAGGTCGGCTACGTCGGCGCGGGCACCTGCGAGTTCCTCATCGGCGCGGACGGCACCATCTCGTTCCTCGAGGTCAACACGCGCCTGCAGGTCGAGCACCCCGTGTCCGAGGAGGTCACCGGGATCGATCTGGTGCGCGAGCAGTTCCGCATCGCCGAGGGCGAGGAGCTCGGCTACGACGACCCCGCGCCGACCGGCCACTCGATCGAGTTCCGTATCAACGGCGAGGACCCTGGCCGCGGGTTCCTGCCTCAGCCCGGCCCCATCCACGTCTTCAAGACGTTCGGCGGTCCCGGCATCCGTCTCGACTCCGGCGTGACCGCCGGCGACAGCGTCTCGGGCGCCTTCGACTCGCTGCTGGCGAAGATCATCGTCACCGGTCGCGACCGCGCCGAGGCCCTCGAGCGCGCCCGCCGCGCCCTCGACGAGTTCGAGGTCGCCGGCATGCCGACCGTGATCCCCTTCCACCGCAAGGTCGTTCGCGACCCCGCCTTCACCGCTGAGAACGGCGAGTTCGGCGTCTTCACGCGCTGGATCGAGACCGAGTTCGTCAACGACATCCCCGCGTGGGACGGCGAGCTCGAAGCTCCCGCCGCCGCACCCGGCCGCCACACCGTGGTCGTCGAGGTCGGTGGCAAGCGTCTCGAGGTGAGCCTTCCCGACCGCATCACTGCTGCCGCTCCCCAGGTGGGCCGCCCGGCCGTCGCTCCCCCCACGCGCCGCTCGCACGGGGCGTCGCCCACCGCCGGAGCCACCGGAGACGCGGTCAAGTCGCCCATGCAGGCGACGATCGTCAAGGTCGCCGTCGAGGAGGGCCAGCAGGTCGTCAAGGGCGACCTGGTCGTCGTGCTCGAGGCGATGAAGATGGAGCAGCCGATCCAGGCCCACAAGGACGGCACGGTCGCGGGCATCGACGCCGCCCCCGGCACCACCGTCTCGGCCGGTCACCAGTTGCTGCTGATCAG
- a CDS encoding Maf family protein produces MRVCLASTSPARLMLLRQAGIEPEARAPQVDEEAVVAEVEAAEGRRLPATEHVLLLARRKAEDVARRLHAEEPDFDGFVIGGDSMFALGDEILGKPYTPEAATARWLDMRGRTGVLHSGHSVFRLSPGSEPREAHAVAEASVTFADDVDEDEIAAYVASGEPLLVAGAFTVDSLGGAFIERVEGDPSTVVGMSLSTIRRLVRELGGSWTALWNRS; encoded by the coding sequence ATGCGCGTGTGCCTGGCATCCACCTCTCCCGCCCGCCTGATGCTGCTGCGGCAGGCGGGGATCGAGCCCGAAGCGCGCGCACCGCAGGTCGACGAGGAGGCCGTGGTCGCCGAGGTCGAGGCCGCCGAGGGGCGACGTCTGCCCGCGACGGAGCACGTCCTGCTGCTCGCGCGCCGCAAGGCCGAGGACGTCGCCCGGCGACTGCACGCCGAGGAGCCCGACTTCGACGGGTTCGTCATCGGCGGCGACTCCATGTTCGCGCTCGGCGACGAGATCCTCGGCAAGCCCTACACACCCGAGGCGGCGACCGCACGCTGGCTCGACATGCGCGGGCGTACCGGCGTACTGCACTCCGGCCACAGCGTGTTCCGCCTCTCCCCCGGCAGCGAGCCGCGTGAGGCACACGCGGTGGCGGAGGCGTCGGTGACCTTCGCCGACGACGTCGACGAGGACGAGATCGCAGCCTACGTCGCCAGCGGCGAGCCCCTGCTCGTGGCGGGGGCCTTCACGGTCGACAGCCTCGGCGGCGCCTTCATCGAGCGCGTCGAGGGCGACCCCTCCACGGTGGTCGGGATGTCGCTGTCGACCATCCGGCGCCTTGTGCGGGAACTCGGCGGTTCGTGGACCGCGCTGTGGAACCGTTCGTAG
- a CDS encoding class I SAM-dependent RNA methyltransferase gives MHDGDLIELDITGIAHGGVFVGRHEGRVVFVSDTLPGERVRARLTDTRKKAFWRAEAVEVVDAAAERRPHVWRSAGIDVDPAERVGGAEFGHIDLSHQRVLKERVVREAMERVGRLELPIDLRPAGDADRPETADGTGWRTRVSLHVDDEGRVGAYAARSHHVVETPDLPLATEAIARAAAEVRAGARPGRIDLVQPTDGRVRVLPRPDGERSSAAPEVVEEIVGERVFRVDAGGFWQVHRLAAHTLTSLVKTELRASVGELDPEATHLDLYGGVGLFAASLAELGGASTRVVSVESDPRATEHAGENLAEWVGARAETARVDRYVKTLAAGASERERARLERGVVLLDPPRAGAGRAAVEGIAALSPSAVVYVACDPVALARDLALFAELGYRAERGIRGVDLFPNSHHVEAVTVLRR, from the coding sequence ATGCACGACGGCGACCTCATCGAACTCGACATCACCGGTATCGCCCACGGCGGTGTGTTCGTCGGGCGGCACGAGGGGCGCGTCGTCTTCGTATCCGACACGCTGCCGGGCGAGCGCGTCCGCGCGCGGCTCACCGACACGCGCAAGAAGGCGTTCTGGCGCGCCGAGGCCGTCGAAGTCGTGGATGCCGCTGCCGAGCGTCGTCCGCACGTGTGGCGTTCGGCCGGCATCGACGTCGATCCCGCGGAGCGCGTGGGCGGTGCCGAGTTCGGCCACATCGACCTGTCGCATCAGCGCGTGCTGAAGGAGCGCGTCGTGCGCGAGGCGATGGAGCGCGTCGGCCGCCTCGAGCTGCCGATCGATCTGCGTCCGGCCGGAGATGCGGATCGCCCCGAGACCGCCGATGGAACCGGATGGCGCACGCGCGTGAGCCTCCACGTCGACGACGAAGGTCGCGTTGGCGCGTACGCCGCACGCTCGCACCACGTCGTCGAGACCCCCGACCTCCCCCTCGCGACCGAGGCGATCGCCCGCGCGGCCGCCGAGGTCCGCGCGGGAGCACGGCCCGGGCGCATCGACCTCGTCCAGCCGACCGACGGACGCGTCCGCGTGCTTCCCCGTCCCGACGGCGAGCGCTCGAGCGCCGCACCCGAGGTCGTCGAAGAGATCGTGGGCGAGCGCGTCTTCCGGGTCGATGCCGGGGGTTTCTGGCAGGTGCACCGCCTCGCCGCGCACACCCTGACCTCTCTCGTGAAGACGGAACTGCGCGCCTCGGTGGGCGAGCTCGACCCCGAGGCGACGCACCTCGACCTCTACGGCGGGGTCGGGCTCTTCGCCGCATCCCTCGCCGAGCTGGGCGGGGCGTCCACGCGCGTGGTCAGCGTGGAGTCCGATCCCCGTGCTACGGAGCACGCCGGAGAGAACCTCGCCGAGTGGGTCGGCGCGCGCGCCGAGACCGCGCGGGTCGACCGCTACGTAAAGACCCTCGCCGCCGGTGCGTCGGAGCGCGAGCGCGCGCGCCTGGAGCGCGGCGTCGTGCTGCTGGATCCGCCGCGTGCGGGTGCCGGCCGCGCGGCGGTGGAGGGCATCGCCGCGCTCTCTCCCTCGGCGGTCGTCTACGTCGCCTGCGATCCCGTCGCCCTCGCCCGCGATCTGGCGCTGTTCGCGGAGCTCGGTTATCGGGCGGAGCGTGGCATCCGGGGTGTGGACCTGTTCCCGAACTCGCATCACGTCGAAGCTGTCACGGTCCTGCGCCGCTGA
- a CDS encoding response regulator transcription factor: MTRVALIDDHESVRLGLEAALARTEATEVVFSGANVASYLSWRQAAAATPADVVVLDLTLGDGTTVSENVDRVVRDGSSVIIHSVADRAAAVREALAAGAAGIVSKSSPTHEVLGAISTVARGEVLDNVEWASAVEGDREFADAQLSTREREVLRLYAAGLPLKAVADRLGVAYSTAKENITRVRVKYVEVGRPAPTKVDLLRRAMEDGILQDAPDDAPLHG; encoded by the coding sequence ATGACGCGCGTCGCCTTGATCGATGACCACGAATCGGTCCGACTCGGGCTGGAGGCCGCTCTCGCGCGCACCGAAGCCACCGAGGTCGTCTTCTCGGGCGCGAACGTCGCCTCGTACCTCTCGTGGAGGCAGGCCGCCGCGGCGACCCCCGCCGACGTCGTCGTGCTCGATCTGACGCTCGGAGACGGCACGACCGTTTCGGAGAACGTCGACCGTGTCGTCCGCGACGGCTCGAGCGTCATCATCCACAGCGTCGCCGACCGCGCCGCGGCGGTGCGCGAGGCGCTCGCCGCCGGAGCCGCGGGGATCGTCAGCAAGTCGTCGCCGACGCACGAGGTGCTCGGCGCCATCAGCACCGTGGCCCGCGGAGAGGTGCTCGACAACGTCGAGTGGGCCAGCGCCGTCGAGGGCGATCGCGAGTTCGCCGACGCGCAGCTCTCGACCCGCGAGCGAGAGGTCCTGCGTCTGTACGCCGCCGGTCTGCCGCTCAAGGCGGTCGCCGATCGACTGGGCGTTGCGTACTCCACCGCCAAGGAGAACATCACCCGCGTCCGCGTGAAGTACGTCGAGGTGGGGCGTCCGGCACCGACCAAGGTCGATCTGCTGCGACGGGCCATGGAAGACGGCATCCTGCAGGACGCACCCGATGACGCTCCACTCCATGGCTGA
- a CDS encoding sensor histidine kinase: MAENHRSVLDEAWGRIPHTREGQAEQGAFTQTRIERVITLIVGPGSLVLGLQAFVAAFGPGDEAAGWHIPLVLSVFVPLVAMIAACTVGRFARVFSGVFAVVFMLALTLWPVATAGGPTPVPTENPWIFYLVNVATVATVVAFPLSLQVVWTVAAPLLFGVVRLLQAGGRSEFFVPIALDVSFALILGSVLVTLGWMYRSIAANVDQARASAVTSYAAAAATAATEHERVAVAALMHDSVLGALLAADRATTPRERTLAVSMAREALTRLANAEKDSLEGSDEPVSALRLAEDIEASARDLGVDLTVVRHVDEGTPHVPGRIARALVLAAMQAVANAVQHADAQGLTVQLTGYASPGSVSVRVRDTGPGFDIASIPADRLGIRGSIDARLAAVGGRSEIDSHAGGTTVTLEWESGDRW, translated from the coding sequence ATGGCTGAGAACCATCGGTCCGTGCTCGACGAGGCGTGGGGACGCATCCCGCACACGCGCGAGGGGCAGGCGGAGCAGGGGGCGTTCACGCAGACGCGCATCGAGCGCGTCATCACCCTCATCGTGGGGCCGGGCTCGCTCGTGCTGGGGCTCCAGGCCTTCGTCGCGGCGTTCGGGCCCGGAGACGAGGCCGCCGGATGGCACATTCCGCTCGTGCTCTCGGTCTTCGTCCCGTTGGTGGCCATGATCGCCGCGTGCACCGTGGGGCGCTTCGCGCGAGTGTTCTCGGGCGTGTTCGCGGTCGTCTTCATGCTCGCGCTGACGCTCTGGCCGGTTGCCACGGCCGGGGGGCCCACGCCCGTCCCCACCGAGAACCCGTGGATCTTCTACTTGGTCAACGTCGCCACCGTCGCGACCGTGGTCGCTTTCCCCCTGTCGTTGCAGGTCGTATGGACGGTCGCGGCGCCGCTTCTGTTCGGCGTGGTCCGCCTGCTGCAGGCCGGCGGACGCAGCGAGTTCTTCGTCCCGATCGCCCTGGACGTCTCGTTCGCGCTCATCCTGGGCAGCGTCCTGGTGACGCTCGGCTGGATGTACCGCTCCATCGCCGCGAACGTGGATCAGGCCCGCGCCTCGGCGGTTACCAGCTACGCCGCAGCGGCCGCCACCGCCGCGACGGAGCACGAGCGCGTCGCCGTGGCCGCCCTCATGCACGACAGCGTGCTGGGGGCCCTGCTGGCGGCCGACCGCGCGACCACCCCCCGTGAGCGCACGCTGGCGGTCAGCATGGCCCGCGAGGCGCTGACGCGACTGGCCAACGCCGAGAAGGACTCTCTGGAGGGCAGCGACGAGCCCGTCTCCGCGCTGCGTCTGGCCGAGGACATCGAGGCGTCCGCTCGGGACCTCGGGGTCGATCTGACCGTGGTCCGTCACGTCGACGAGGGCACGCCGCACGTGCCGGGCCGCATCGCGCGCGCGCTCGTCCTCGCGGCGATGCAGGCGGTCGCGAACGCGGTACAGCACGCCGACGCGCAGGGCCTCACCGTGCAATTGACCGGCTATGCCTCGCCGGGGAGCGTCTCGGTGCGGGTGCGCGATACCGGACCCGGTTTCGACATCGCTTCAATCCCGGCCGATCGGCTCGGCATCCGCGGCTCGATCGACGCGCGGCTCGCCGCCGTCGGCGGTCGCAGCGAGATCGACTCCCACGCAGGCGGAACGACCGTGACCCTCGAGTGGGAGAGCGGTGACCGCTGGTGA
- a CDS encoding acyl-CoA carboxylase subunit epsilon, which translates to MSDAPRTDDPRPFVAEVVRGTPTEEELAAAIVVVSDAYVREVADATVPDDTPRSRWELSARGLRAPLNRTAGWHGFIG; encoded by the coding sequence GTGAGCGACGCCCCCCGCACCGACGACCCCCGCCCGTTCGTGGCGGAGGTCGTTCGCGGCACGCCCACCGAGGAGGAGCTGGCCGCGGCGATCGTCGTGGTCAGCGACGCGTACGTCCGCGAGGTGGCCGACGCCACCGTCCCCGACGACACTCCGCGCTCGCGCTGGGAGCTATCCGCGCGGGGCCTGCGCGCCCCGCTGAACCGCACCGCGGGATGGCACGGCTTCATCGGCTGA
- a CDS encoding acyl-CoA carboxylase subunit beta: protein MTDQPDLFTTAGKIADLRSRFQEAVVDAEAAARDKQHAKGKLTARERLEMLVDPGSFVELDEYVRHRTTAFGMDKSRPYGDSVVTGTGTIHGRTVAVYAQDFSTFGGSLGEVAGDKIIKVMELALRSGIPIIGILDSGGARIQEGVVALGKYGEIFRLNTAASGVIPQISIIMGPAAGGAVYSPALTDFVIMVDKTSQMFVTGPDVIKTVTGEDVGMEELGGAHTHNTRSGVAHYLADDEDDAIDYARGLISYLPDNNLAEIPVYDTPFEFETTDADRSLNTVIPDSPNQPYDIHTVIDGIVDAAEFLEVQPLFAPNIVIGFGRIEGRTVGIIANQPSQMAGTLNIDAGEKASRFVRFCDAFSVPIVTLVDVPGYLPGTDQEWTGVIRRGAKLLYAYAEATVPLVTVILRKAYGGAYIVMGSKQLGADINLAWPTAEIAVMGGQGAVNILYRGEIKRAEEAGEDVAAVRTRLANEYTYNVASPFLAAERGELDGIIEPAQTRVSIAKALRALRNKRASLPAKKHGNIPL, encoded by the coding sequence GTGACCGACCAGCCCGATCTCTTCACCACCGCCGGCAAGATCGCGGACCTCCGCAGCAGGTTCCAGGAGGCGGTCGTCGATGCCGAAGCCGCCGCTCGAGACAAGCAGCACGCGAAGGGCAAGCTCACCGCCCGCGAGCGCCTCGAGATGCTGGTCGACCCCGGCTCCTTCGTCGAGCTCGACGAGTACGTGCGCCACCGCACCACCGCCTTCGGCATGGACAAGTCCCGCCCCTACGGCGACTCCGTCGTCACCGGCACGGGCACGATCCACGGTCGGACCGTGGCCGTCTACGCGCAGGACTTCTCGACCTTCGGCGGCTCTCTCGGCGAGGTCGCCGGCGACAAGATCATCAAGGTGATGGAGCTGGCCCTGCGAAGCGGCATCCCCATCATCGGCATCCTGGACTCGGGCGGCGCCCGCATCCAGGAGGGCGTCGTGGCGCTCGGCAAGTACGGCGAGATCTTCCGGCTGAACACCGCGGCCTCCGGCGTCATCCCGCAGATCTCGATCATCATGGGCCCGGCCGCCGGTGGCGCGGTCTACTCCCCCGCCCTCACCGACTTCGTCATCATGGTCGACAAGACCAGCCAGATGTTCGTCACCGGGCCCGACGTGATCAAGACCGTCACCGGCGAAGACGTCGGCATGGAAGAACTCGGCGGCGCCCACACCCACAACACCCGCTCGGGCGTCGCGCATTACCTGGCCGACGACGAGGACGACGCGATCGACTACGCCCGCGGCCTCATCAGCTACCTCCCCGACAACAACCTCGCCGAGATCCCGGTCTACGACACCCCCTTCGAGTTCGAGACGACGGATGCCGATCGCTCGCTGAACACGGTCATCCCCGACTCCCCGAACCAGCCGTACGACATCCACACCGTCATCGACGGCATCGTGGATGCCGCCGAATTCCTCGAGGTGCAGCCGCTGTTCGCGCCGAACATCGTGATCGGCTTCGGTCGCATCGAGGGGCGCACGGTCGGCATCATCGCCAACCAGCCCTCGCAGATGGCCGGCACGTTGAACATCGACGCGGGCGAGAAGGCCAGCCGCTTCGTGCGTTTCTGCGACGCGTTCTCGGTGCCCATCGTGACCCTCGTCGACGTGCCCGGCTATCTCCCCGGCACCGATCAGGAGTGGACCGGCGTCATCCGCCGCGGCGCCAAGCTGCTGTACGCCTACGCCGAGGCCACCGTGCCCCTGGTCACCGTGATCCTGCGCAAGGCCTACGGCGGCGCATACATCGTCATGGGCTCGAAGCAGCTCGGTGCCGACATCAACCTCGCGTGGCCCACCGCCGAGATCGCCGTCATGGGCGGCCAGGGCGCGGTGAACATCCTCTACCGCGGCGAGATCAAGCGCGCAGAGGAGGCCGGCGAAGACGTCGCCGCCGTGCGCACGCGCCTCGCGAACGAGTACACCTACAACGTGGCATCCCCGTTCCTGGCCGCCGAGCGCGGCGAGCTCGACGGGATCATCGAGCCGGCGCAGACGCGCGTGTCGATCGCCAAGGCGCTTCGGGCCCTGCGCAACAAGCGCGCGAGCCTGCCCGCGAAGAAGCACGGGAACATCCCGCTGTGA
- a CDS encoding biotin--[acetyl-CoA-carboxylase] ligase encodes MPIPAAGYPQAAAHSPRVQVVETTDSTNADVIAAVAADPGGWPHLSLLVTDDQRAGRGRLDRTWTAPAGTALAVSVVVDATMIPAEQRGWIPLAAGAAMTRAVRAQLTGHGGTAELKWPNDVLVDGGKICGILAEVVPGAPDTVVVGAGVNTRMGRTDLPVTTATSFAAIGADCDDDRLLADYLEDLGKTLARLVHDDVERVHHEIEKLCATVGREVTVALPDGSTLQGTAARLDRDGRLVVEAGTIETVVSAGDVVHVR; translated from the coding sequence ATGCCGATCCCCGCCGCTGGATACCCGCAAGCCGCCGCCCACAGCCCCCGCGTGCAGGTCGTCGAGACGACCGACTCCACCAACGCCGACGTGATCGCCGCGGTCGCGGCCGACCCCGGCGGCTGGCCGCACCTGTCGCTCCTCGTCACCGACGACCAGCGCGCTGGGCGCGGGCGCCTCGACCGAACCTGGACGGCCCCGGCCGGAACCGCCCTCGCCGTCTCGGTCGTCGTCGATGCGACGATGATCCCGGCGGAGCAGCGCGGGTGGATCCCGCTCGCGGCCGGTGCGGCCATGACCCGCGCCGTTCGCGCCCAGCTCACCGGCCACGGGGGGACGGCCGAGTTGAAGTGGCCCAACGACGTGCTCGTCGACGGGGGCAAGATCTGCGGCATCCTGGCCGAGGTCGTCCCCGGGGCACCCGACACCGTCGTGGTGGGGGCGGGCGTCAACACCCGGATGGGCCGGACCGATCTTCCGGTGACGACCGCGACCTCGTTCGCCGCGATCGGTGCGGACTGCGACGACGACCGGCTGCTCGCCGACTACCTCGAGGATCTCGGTAAGACCCTGGCCCGTCTCGTGCACGACGATGTCGAGCGTGTCCACCACGAGATCGAGAAGCTCTGCGCCACCGTCGGCCGAGAGGTGACCGTCGCCCTGCCCGACGGGTCGACGCTCCAGGGCACCGCCGCGCGTCTGGACCGCGACGGACGGCTCGTCGTCGAAGCCGGCACCATCGAGACCGTCGTCTCGGCCGGCGACGTCGTCCACGTGCGCTGA
- a CDS encoding PH domain-containing protein produces MTQPSNSIGRPRTPAPGTAAPELRIARLRSHARRLFWSALVLIGVAGATAYYYDNLPAPYENWMLLTAAGLLVLLLTVIPYLVWLSHTWTITTRRVIERSGPFGANRREISHVRGYAIQMRRGILQRMWGAGTLSLSNGVEPVLRLKNIPHAALVHETLVDQVEVNQILAHRDAQTFGSGAVGGV; encoded by the coding sequence GTGACCCAGCCGTCGAACTCGATCGGGCGCCCGCGCACGCCGGCGCCGGGCACGGCTGCGCCCGAGTTGCGCATCGCGCGCCTGCGCTCGCACGCGCGGCGGCTGTTCTGGTCGGCCCTCGTGCTGATCGGGGTCGCCGGGGCCACGGCCTACTACTACGACAACCTTCCCGCCCCCTACGAGAACTGGATGCTGCTGACGGCGGCGGGCCTGCTCGTGCTGCTGCTCACCGTGATTCCGTACCTCGTGTGGCTGTCGCACACGTGGACCATCACGACGCGCCGCGTGATCGAGCGCTCGGGACCGTTCGGAGCGAACCGTCGCGAGATCTCGCACGTACGCGGATACGCGATCCAGATGCGCCGCGGCATCCTGCAACGGATGTGGGGAGCCGGGACCCTCTCGCTCTCGAACGGCGTCGAGCCGGTGCTGCGGCTGAAGAACATCCCGCACGCGGCTCTGGTGCACGAGACGCTGGTCGACCAGGTCGAGGTCAACCAGATCCTCGCCCACCGCGACGCGCAGACCTTCGGCTCGGGGGCCGTCGGCGGCGTCTGA
- a CDS encoding 5-(carboxyamino)imidazole ribonucleotide synthase, with translation MALRVGVVGGGQLARMMIAPAVELGVEIRVLAESEGMSAALAATAVGDYRDADTVLAFARDVDVITFDHEHVPQDVLAALVDAGVSVHPGPAPLGVAQDKLVMRAKMAELGLPQPDWAAVSAASELKDFLDAHGGRAVVKTPRGGYDGKGVRVVSAATEAEDWFAALAEDGNGGSLLVEELVDFTRELAQQVARRPSGEVRAYPVVETVQRDGVCAEVVAPAPRADARVQRVAAEIGVAVAEGLGVTGMLAVELFETSDERILINELAMRPHNSGHWTQDGAVTSQFEQHLRAVLDLPLGSTDAVAPWSVMINVLGGPAEGTLDERFSAAMAAHPAAKIHTYGKAPRPGRKVGHVNVIGEDLDDVVYEGRAAAAFFD, from the coding sequence ATGGCGCTGCGAGTCGGAGTGGTCGGTGGCGGACAGCTGGCGCGGATGATGATCGCGCCCGCCGTGGAGCTCGGGGTCGAGATCCGCGTCCTCGCCGAGAGCGAGGGCATGTCGGCCGCGCTCGCCGCGACAGCGGTCGGCGACTACCGCGACGCCGACACCGTGCTGGCTTTCGCCCGCGACGTCGACGTGATCACCTTCGACCACGAGCACGTGCCGCAAGATGTGCTCGCCGCCCTCGTCGACGCCGGTGTCAGCGTCCACCCGGGGCCGGCACCCCTCGGGGTCGCGCAGGACAAGCTGGTCATGCGCGCCAAGATGGCCGAGCTGGGGCTCCCGCAGCCCGACTGGGCGGCGGTGTCCGCGGCATCCGAGCTGAAGGACTTCCTCGACGCCCACGGCGGCCGCGCCGTCGTGAAGACGCCGCGGGGCGGATACGACGGCAAGGGCGTGCGGGTCGTGTCGGCCGCGACCGAAGCCGAAGACTGGTTCGCCGCCCTCGCCGAGGATGGCAACGGCGGCTCGCTCCTGGTCGAGGAGCTCGTCGATTTCACGCGCGAACTCGCCCAGCAGGTGGCACGTCGTCCCTCGGGCGAGGTGCGCGCCTACCCCGTGGTCGAGACCGTGCAGCGCGACGGCGTGTGCGCCGAGGTCGTCGCCCCGGCTCCTCGCGCCGACGCCCGCGTGCAGCGCGTGGCCGCCGAGATCGGCGTCGCCGTCGCCGAGGGGCTCGGTGTCACGGGCATGCTCGCCGTCGAGCTCTTCGAGACGAGCGACGAGCGCATCCTCATCAACGAACTCGCCATGCGCCCCCACAACAGCGGTCACTGGACGCAGGACGGAGCGGTCACGAGCCAGTTCGAGCAGCACCTGCGCGCGGTCCTCGATCTGCCCCTCGGATCGACGGATGCCGTGGCACCCTGGTCGGTGATGATCAACGTCCTGGGTGGGCCTGCCGAAGGCACCCTCGACGAGCGGTTCTCCGCGGCGATGGCCGCGCACCCCGCCGCGAAGATCCACACCTACGGCAAAGCCCCGCGTCCGGGCCGCAAGGTCGGTCACGTCAACGTCATCGGTGAGGACCTCGACGACGTCGTCTACGAGGGCCGCGCGGCCGCCGCGTTCTTCGACTGA
- the purE gene encoding 5-(carboxyamino)imidazole ribonucleotide mutase: MGSDSDWRVMNAASEVLTEFGIPHEVEVVSAHRTPDKLVRYGREARERGLRAIIAGAGGAAHLPGMLASVTALPVIGVPVQLATLDGLDSLLSIVQMPAGIPVATVSINGAKNAGLLAARILGSADAALAERVEAYARELEAQVEEKNRRLKDSL, translated from the coding sequence ATGGGCTCCGACTCCGACTGGCGCGTGATGAACGCCGCCAGCGAAGTGCTGACCGAGTTCGGCATCCCGCACGAGGTCGAGGTGGTCTCGGCGCACCGCACACCCGACAAGCTCGTCCGTTACGGGCGAGAGGCGCGTGAACGCGGGCTGCGCGCCATCATCGCGGGGGCCGGGGGTGCGGCGCACCTGCCGGGCATGCTGGCATCCGTCACCGCCCTCCCCGTCATCGGGGTGCCGGTGCAGCTGGCGACGCTCGACGGCCTCGACTCGCTGCTCTCGATCGTCCAGATGCCCGCGGGCATCCCCGTGGCGACCGTCTCGATCAACGGGGCGAAGAACGCCGGTCTCCTGGCCGCGCGGATCCTCGGCAGCGCCGACGCCGCCCTCGCCGAACGCGTCGAGGCCTACGCGCGCGAACTCGAAGCGCAGGTCGAAGAGAAGAACCGACGTCTGAAGGACTCCCTATGA